The following are from one region of the Variovorax sp. V213 genome:
- a CDS encoding OmpA family protein — translation MSKNQVRELISYPHFSEGLFGPREWNYIFNFRTGKGHEFITCQYMVHFDKDMKSQDFHWKGPDCEAMLKPPAPVAMAAAPAPVMHKRITLSADALFAFDRSDASDMLPKGRAELDELARALLRQGVEVQSLQITGHADRLGSQAYNQELALRRAGTVRDYLKAAGLRVPMQVGSSGAREPVTMNCKGTARTPELIACLQPDRRVVVDITGQAPSK, via the coding sequence ATGAGCAAGAACCAGGTTCGCGAACTCATCAGCTATCCGCATTTCAGCGAGGGCCTGTTCGGTCCGCGCGAGTGGAACTACATCTTCAACTTTCGCACGGGCAAGGGACACGAGTTCATCACCTGCCAGTACATGGTGCATTTCGACAAGGACATGAAGAGCCAGGACTTCCACTGGAAGGGGCCGGACTGCGAGGCGATGCTGAAGCCGCCTGCTCCTGTGGCAATGGCGGCCGCGCCCGCCCCCGTCATGCACAAGCGCATCACCTTGAGCGCGGATGCTCTTTTCGCGTTCGACCGGTCGGACGCCAGTGACATGTTGCCCAAGGGCCGCGCCGAACTGGATGAGCTTGCCCGGGCCCTGCTTCGGCAAGGGGTGGAAGTTCAAAGCCTGCAGATCACCGGCCACGCCGATCGGCTTGGCAGCCAGGCCTACAACCAGGAGCTGGCGCTTCGCCGCGCAGGCACGGTACGCGACTACCTGAAAGCAGCGGGTCTTCGGGTGCCCATGCAGGTCGGCTCCAGCGGTGCGCGTGAGCCCGTGACCATGAATTGCAAGGGCACGGCGCGCACGCCCGAACTGATCGCATGCTTGCAGCCGGATCGCCGGGTGGTGGTGGACATCACCGGCCAGGCGCCATCGAAGTGA
- a CDS encoding GlsB/YeaQ/YmgE family stress response membrane protein yields the protein MSLLWFLVVGLVAGWLAGVLVKGGGFGLIGDLVVGVIGAVFGGFMFSTFGVSSGGGLVGSLVVATAGAVVLLIIVRLVKRA from the coding sequence ATGAGTTTGCTGTGGTTTCTCGTTGTGGGTCTGGTCGCTGGCTGGCTAGCCGGCGTGCTCGTCAAGGGCGGTGGCTTCGGCCTCATCGGCGATCTTGTCGTTGGCGTGATCGGCGCCGTCTTCGGCGGCTTCATGTTCAGTACGTTTGGCGTCTCCAGTGGCGGCGGTCTGGTCGGCAGCCTCGTCGTGGCAACCGCGGGTGCCGTGGTGCTGCTGATCATCGTTCGCCTCGTCAAGCGCGCATAG
- a CDS encoding OmpA family protein: protein MNIKLASLAMATALVAGCATEQGTHTAVGTGAGAVVGAGVGNLMGHNKKSTAIGAAVGAAVGAGVGYNWGAIRNKLSGQTAGTGTQITEQPDGSLKVNIPSQVTFDSDSATIKPSFRSVLDGVAQTIAQEPGINAQVVGHTDSTGNPDHNMTLSQRRAQSVGSYLADRGVAKTRLTTEGRGQTQQVASNATEEGRMQNRRVEIFLKPVAR, encoded by the coding sequence ATGAACATCAAACTGGCTTCGCTGGCAATGGCCACGGCACTCGTCGCGGGTTGCGCGACCGAGCAGGGAACCCATACGGCCGTGGGCACGGGCGCAGGTGCTGTCGTCGGTGCGGGTGTCGGCAACCTGATGGGCCACAACAAGAAGAGCACGGCCATCGGTGCGGCAGTCGGCGCTGCGGTGGGCGCGGGCGTGGGCTACAACTGGGGAGCGATCCGCAACAAGTTGTCCGGCCAGACGGCAGGCACCGGCACACAGATCACCGAGCAGCCGGACGGCTCGCTGAAGGTCAATATTCCCAGCCAGGTGACTTTCGACAGCGACAGCGCCACCATCAAGCCTTCGTTTCGAAGCGTGCTGGACGGCGTGGCCCAGACCATCGCCCAGGAGCCGGGCATCAACGCCCAAGTGGTCGGGCATACCGACAGCACTGGCAACCCGGACCACAACATGACGCTGTCGCAGCGTCGGGCACAGAGCGTGGGAAGCTATCTGGCAGACCGCGGCGTAGCGAAAACACGCCTCACTACCGAGGGGCGGGGCCAGACCCAGCAAGTGGCAAGCAATGCAACTGAAGAGGGACGCATGCAGAACCGGCGTGTCGAAATCTTCTTGAAACCAGTTGCGCGATAG
- a CDS encoding ArgE/DapE family deacylase — translation MPHPTEAPISETTIVEAAHALRGRAVRMLEELVAHPSLLGHEQSAQAFMAETFASLGLRVHQFEIDEQKIRQHPGYSPSIVPYQGRTNVVGIHQPDGPHKGRSLIFNGHIDVVPTGAEVLWKHPPFQPVIEGDRLYGRGSADMKAGIAAYTMAYAALQSLGLEPASPVYFQSVVEEECTGNGALACLVEGYRADAAIIPEPLGGVTTCQMGVLWFALEVLGKPVHASVAQTGVGAIDFSLYLFSELKKLEQRWNEPANRYRSYAHHAHPVNFNLGKIEGGEWASSVPSACRSDIRIGFYPDMNVARAKAEVEAALASAYAAHPARESLSYKLIYEGFQADGFDLDLDSPIVTELSKCYQDIVGEPLEPRAFTGTTDAKFFNIYGQTPAVCYGPTGSSIHGIDEWVSIDSLMQVTAVLAVFMAGWCGVNRTA, via the coding sequence ATGCCCCATCCCACTGAAGCCCCGATCAGCGAAACCACCATCGTGGAAGCCGCCCATGCGTTGCGCGGGCGGGCGGTTCGAATGCTCGAAGAACTCGTCGCGCACCCTTCGCTGCTCGGGCATGAACAAAGCGCGCAGGCCTTCATGGCGGAGACCTTCGCGAGCCTGGGGCTGCGCGTCCACCAGTTCGAGATCGACGAGCAAAAGATCCGGCAGCATCCGGGCTACTCTCCCTCCATCGTTCCCTACCAGGGGCGCACCAACGTCGTCGGCATTCATCAGCCCGACGGGCCGCACAAAGGCCGCTCGCTGATCTTCAACGGCCATATCGACGTGGTGCCGACCGGCGCCGAAGTGCTCTGGAAGCATCCGCCTTTTCAGCCGGTGATCGAGGGGGACCGGCTCTACGGCCGCGGCTCGGCCGACATGAAGGCGGGCATTGCCGCGTACACCATGGCCTATGCGGCGCTGCAATCCCTGGGGCTGGAACCGGCGTCGCCGGTGTACTTCCAGTCGGTGGTCGAAGAAGAGTGCACGGGCAACGGCGCACTGGCCTGCCTGGTCGAGGGTTATCGCGCCGACGCAGCCATCATTCCGGAGCCGCTCGGCGGCGTGACGACCTGCCAGATGGGCGTGCTGTGGTTCGCGCTCGAAGTGCTGGGCAAGCCGGTGCATGCCTCGGTGGCGCAGACCGGCGTCGGCGCCATCGATTTTTCGCTTTATCTTTTTTCGGAACTCAAGAAGCTGGAGCAGCGCTGGAACGAACCTGCCAACCGCTACCGCAGCTATGCGCACCACGCGCATCCGGTCAACTTCAATCTTGGAAAGATAGAGGGTGGCGAATGGGCCTCGTCGGTGCCCTCGGCCTGCCGCAGCGACATTCGCATCGGCTTTTATCCCGACATGAACGTGGCCCGGGCCAAGGCCGAAGTCGAAGCCGCGCTGGCTTCGGCCTATGCCGCACATCCGGCCCGCGAGAGCCTCAGCTACAAGCTGATCTATGAAGGCTTCCAGGCCGACGGCTTCGATCTCGACCTCGATTCGCCGATCGTGACCGAGCTTTCGAAGTGCTACCAGGACATCGTCGGCGAGCCGCTGGAGCCCCGGGCCTTCACGGGCACGACCGATGCGAAGTTCTTCAACATCTACGGCCAGACCCCTGCCGTCTGCTACGGCCCGACGGGCTCCAGCATCCACGGCATCGATGAGTGGGTTTCCATCGACAGCCTGATGCAGGTGACCGCCGTGCTGGCGGTGTTCATGGCCGGCTGGTGCGGCGTCAATCGCACCGCGTGA
- a CDS encoding TonB-dependent siderophore receptor, whose translation MCAATQGGRAYAQEATDKAAALPTVTATAAEETPQHLGAKVSSGALGARSQLETPFSTTVVKSEDLAERQVSKLGDVFALDASVSDNSGAYSSWASYITVRGLPLDWQNGYRMDGKPFLSYAITLPYEHFEQIELLKGSSGFMYGFGSPGGIVNYVTKKPTDRPLRSIELGYKSNSVWSEHVDLGGRFGADDRFGYRLNATHEEGKTFNDGGIRRDSVSLALDARLTRDLTWNFDALYQKRKSTDQTPSISTSAYTGSRLPTAVRGDDQRLLGPGQHLTTDLQLYSTGLQYKLTPDWTLSTSYSHSTSKRSRNEGILYLQDASGNYDDYRSDTREGHRFDQWQAMAEGRLRTGSIEHQLTLGASWQKQVNDYSGNSVYQWIGTGSIFGQNTNAYASTTDLRLYRNSDITQRAIFASDTLKLSDRWSVLAGLRSTNYEQSGYGTDGIKTSEYGKKGVLTPTLALMFKPAPDTTLYTSYVESLEQGSSVSSLYANNGELLKPLKSKQYELGIKTDRERWSATAALFRIERGAEYANSANALVQDGQSIYQGLELGASTRLGSQWQVGANLMFLDASYRRGSDNTGNRVAGAPNFVATAQVSYAVPQVPGLKLSADAKYTGSTMLNASNQLRLPGYAIANIGASYATRINGHDTTFRVAVNNLTNRRYWEYQYDNYIKPGDPRTFSLSAKLDF comes from the coding sequence CTGTGCGCCGCCACGCAAGGCGGGCGCGCCTACGCCCAGGAAGCCACGGACAAGGCCGCGGCGCTGCCGACAGTCACCGCCACGGCGGCGGAAGAAACGCCGCAGCACCTCGGCGCCAAGGTGAGCAGCGGCGCCCTCGGCGCACGCAGCCAGCTCGAGACGCCTTTCTCCACCACCGTGGTCAAGAGCGAAGACCTGGCGGAGCGCCAGGTGTCCAAGCTGGGGGACGTGTTCGCACTCGATGCCTCGGTGTCGGACAACAGCGGCGCCTACAGCAGCTGGGCCAGCTACATCACCGTGCGGGGCCTGCCGCTGGACTGGCAGAACGGCTACCGGATGGACGGCAAGCCCTTCCTGAGCTATGCCATCACCCTGCCCTACGAGCACTTCGAGCAGATCGAGCTGCTCAAGGGATCGTCCGGCTTCATGTACGGCTTCGGATCGCCGGGCGGCATCGTCAACTACGTGACCAAGAAGCCGACGGACCGGCCGCTGCGAAGCATCGAGCTCGGCTACAAATCCAACAGCGTGTGGAGCGAACATGTCGACCTGGGCGGACGCTTCGGCGCCGACGACCGGTTCGGCTACCGGCTCAACGCCACGCATGAAGAAGGCAAGACCTTCAACGACGGCGGCATCCGCCGCGATTCGGTGTCGCTCGCGCTCGACGCCAGGCTGACGCGCGACTTGACCTGGAACTTCGACGCGCTGTACCAGAAGCGCAAGTCGACCGACCAGACCCCATCGATCTCCACCAGCGCCTATACCGGCAGCCGCCTGCCCACCGCCGTGCGCGGCGACGACCAGCGGCTCCTGGGCCCGGGGCAGCACCTCACCACCGATCTGCAGCTCTACTCGACTGGGCTCCAGTACAAGCTGACACCCGACTGGACCCTGAGCACCAGCTACAGCCACAGCACCTCCAAGCGCAGCCGCAACGAAGGCATTCTTTATCTGCAGGATGCCAGCGGCAACTACGACGACTACCGCTCCGACACGCGCGAAGGCCATCGCTTCGACCAGTGGCAGGCCATGGCCGAGGGCAGGCTGCGCACGGGGTCGATCGAACACCAGCTGACGCTCGGCGCGTCGTGGCAGAAGCAGGTGAACGACTACAGCGGCAACAGCGTCTACCAATGGATCGGCACCGGCAGCATCTTTGGGCAGAACACCAATGCCTACGCCAGCACGACCGACCTCAGGCTCTACCGCAACAGCGACATCACGCAACGCGCAATCTTCGCGAGCGACACCCTCAAGCTGTCGGACCGCTGGTCGGTGCTGGCCGGCCTGCGCAGCACCAACTACGAACAGAGCGGGTACGGCACCGACGGCATCAAGACCTCGGAATACGGCAAGAAGGGCGTGCTGACGCCGACGCTGGCGCTGATGTTCAAGCCCGCGCCCGACACCACGCTCTACACGAGCTATGTCGAATCGCTCGAGCAAGGCAGCTCCGTCAGCAGCCTCTACGCGAACAACGGCGAGTTGCTCAAGCCGCTCAAGAGCAAGCAGTACGAGCTGGGCATCAAGACCGACCGCGAGCGCTGGAGCGCCACGGCCGCGCTGTTCCGCATCGAGCGCGGCGCCGAGTACGCCAACAGCGCCAACGCGCTGGTGCAGGACGGCCAGTCCATCTACCAGGGCCTCGAACTCGGTGCCTCCACGCGCCTGGGATCGCAGTGGCAGGTCGGCGCCAACCTGATGTTCCTCGATGCTTCGTACAGGCGCGGCAGCGACAACACCGGCAACCGCGTGGCGGGCGCGCCGAATTTCGTGGCCACGGCGCAGGTGTCGTACGCGGTGCCGCAGGTGCCGGGGCTGAAGCTGTCGGCCGACGCCAAGTACACGGGCAGCACGATGCTGAATGCGTCCAACCAGCTGAGGCTTCCGGGCTACGCCATCGCCAACATCGGTGCGAGCTACGCCACGCGCATCAACGGCCATGACACCACCTTCCGCGTGGCGGTGAACAACCTGACGAACAGGCGCTACTGGGAATACCAGTACGACAACTACATCAAGCCCGGCGACCCGCGCACGTTCAGCCTGAGCGCCAAGCTCGATTTCTAG
- a CDS encoding RidA family protein: protein MSSSIQPLAPAALAAPGGHYSHATVANGFVFVSGQLPIAPDGTRLAEASFEQQTRQVLDNVKAALVAAGSGIDRLVQVRVYLDAIENWPAFNAIYAEWAGDARPSRAIVPTGPLHFGLKVEVEAVALG, encoded by the coding sequence ATGAGCAGCAGCATTCAACCCCTTGCGCCGGCGGCCCTTGCCGCACCGGGCGGACACTACAGCCACGCCACCGTGGCCAACGGCTTCGTCTTCGTCTCCGGGCAATTGCCCATCGCGCCCGACGGCACCCGGCTTGCGGAGGCTTCCTTCGAACAGCAGACGCGCCAGGTGCTGGACAACGTGAAGGCGGCATTGGTGGCCGCCGGAAGCGGCATCGATCGCCTGGTACAAGTGCGCGTCTATCTCGACGCGATCGAGAACTGGCCGGCCTTCAATGCGATCTATGCCGAGTGGGCCGGCGATGCCCGGCCCTCGCGCGCCATCGTGCCGACGGGGCCACTGCACTTCGGCCTCAAGGTCGAGGTGGAGGCCGTCGCGCTGGGCTGA
- a CDS encoding DSD1 family PLP-dependent enzyme, with translation MHTPSHLAALDTPAALIDLPRMQHNIDRMQARMNALSKRFRPHVKTTKCTPVVRAQLAAGAQGITVSTLKEAEQFFADGITDILYAVGMAQQRLPQALALRRKGCDLKIITDSAASAAVIAEFGRAHGEAFEVWIEIDTDGHRSGIKPDEAALLEVGRTLHAGGMRLGGVLTHAGSSYDLDTPDALAAMAEQERAGCVHAAERLRAAGLPCPVVSVGSTPTALSAEQLDGVTEVRAGVYVLFDLVMKNIGVCDTSDIALSVLTTVIGHQADKGWAIVDAGWMAMSRDRGTQKQKRDYGYGQACGIDGTVLEGYVLSGANQEHGILSRKGMPDADIAARFPIGTQLRILPNHACATGAQFPEYHALAQDGTLATWSRLHGW, from the coding sequence ATGCACACACCATCGCACCTCGCGGCGCTCGACACGCCGGCCGCCCTCATCGACCTGCCGCGCATGCAGCACAACATCGACCGCATGCAGGCGCGCATGAACGCGCTCTCCAAGCGCTTTCGCCCGCACGTGAAGACCACCAAATGCACGCCGGTCGTGCGCGCGCAGCTTGCCGCAGGCGCCCAGGGCATCACCGTTTCCACGCTCAAGGAGGCCGAGCAATTCTTTGCAGACGGCATCACGGACATCCTGTATGCGGTCGGCATGGCGCAGCAACGTCTGCCGCAGGCGCTTGCCTTGCGGCGCAAGGGCTGCGACCTGAAGATCATCACCGACAGCGCGGCCTCGGCCGCCGTCATCGCCGAGTTCGGCCGCGCGCATGGAGAGGCGTTCGAAGTCTGGATCGAGATCGACACCGACGGCCACCGCTCCGGCATCAAGCCCGACGAGGCGGCGCTGCTCGAGGTGGGACGCACCTTGCATGCGGGCGGCATGCGGCTCGGCGGCGTGCTCACGCATGCGGGTTCCAGCTATGACCTCGACACGCCCGACGCGCTGGCCGCCATGGCGGAACAGGAGCGCGCGGGCTGCGTGCATGCGGCCGAGCGCCTGCGCGCGGCCGGCCTGCCCTGCCCCGTGGTCAGCGTCGGCTCCACACCCACCGCGCTGTCGGCAGAGCAACTGGACGGCGTGACCGAAGTGCGCGCCGGCGTCTACGTGCTGTTCGACCTGGTGATGAAGAACATCGGCGTCTGCGACACGTCGGACATCGCGCTCAGCGTGCTGACCACCGTCATCGGCCACCAGGCCGACAAGGGCTGGGCCATCGTGGATGCGGGCTGGATGGCGATGAGCCGGGACCGCGGCACGCAGAAGCAGAAGCGCGACTACGGCTACGGCCAGGCTTGCGGCATCGACGGCACGGTGCTCGAAGGCTATGTGCTGAGCGGCGCCAACCAGGAGCACGGCATCCTGTCGCGCAAAGGCATGCCCGACGCGGACATTGCAGCGCGCTTTCCGATCGGCACACAGCTTCGCATCCTGCCCAACCACGCCTGCGCCACGGGCGCCCAGTTTCCCGAGTACCACGCGCTGGCGCAGGACGGAACGCTGGCAACCTGGAGCCGGCTTCACGGCTGGTAA
- a CDS encoding LysR family transcriptional regulator, which translates to MLRIEDLQLAVALAQAPSLSAAARALNVTPPALSMRLRKLESTLDLALAVRTARRLRLTPEGERFAREAAALLAGLEALPQSFQRNDRKLTGTLRIAAPFGYGRQRIAPMLARFARLHPSLGLQLDLRETPWPDRHDSDVVIHIGVVRDSSWVARTLAFNERWLCASPGYLRTHGAPQEPRDLLKHCCISIRENEEDVTLWHFHRPAAVAAQAADAAQRQKARETVRIVPAYTCNDGTVAREWAEQGLGLVLRSEWDAAESIAQGTLVRVLDDWELDSAPVTALVPTRQGRTARVQALLQFFEKSLGKPPAMRR; encoded by the coding sequence ATGCTCCGCATCGAAGACCTCCAGCTCGCCGTCGCGCTGGCGCAGGCGCCCTCGTTGAGCGCCGCCGCGCGGGCGCTCAACGTCACGCCGCCCGCGCTGTCGATGCGGTTGCGCAAGCTCGAGTCCACACTCGACTTGGCGCTGGCGGTCCGTACCGCAAGGCGCCTCCGCCTGACGCCCGAAGGCGAACGCTTCGCCCGCGAAGCGGCGGCCTTGCTGGCGGGCCTCGAGGCGCTGCCACAGTCGTTCCAGCGCAACGACCGCAAGCTGACCGGAACACTGCGCATCGCGGCGCCGTTCGGCTACGGAAGGCAGCGCATCGCGCCCATGCTGGCGCGCTTTGCGCGGCTGCACCCTTCGCTCGGGCTGCAGCTCGATTTGAGAGAAACCCCTTGGCCCGACCGGCACGATTCCGACGTGGTGATCCACATCGGCGTGGTGCGCGATTCGTCGTGGGTTGCGCGCACGCTGGCATTCAACGAGCGCTGGCTGTGCGCGAGCCCTGGCTATCTGCGCACGCACGGAGCACCGCAGGAGCCGCGCGATCTGCTGAAGCACTGCTGCATCAGCATCCGCGAGAACGAGGAGGACGTGACGCTGTGGCATTTCCATCGTCCGGCGGCGGTTGCGGCCCAGGCGGCGGATGCGGCGCAGCGGCAGAAGGCACGCGAAACGGTGCGCATCGTGCCGGCCTACACCTGCAATGACGGCACGGTGGCGCGCGAATGGGCGGAGCAAGGGCTCGGCCTCGTGCTGCGCTCCGAGTGGGACGCTGCCGAGTCGATCGCCCAAGGCACCCTGGTGCGCGTTCTGGACGATTGGGAATTGGACAGCGCCCCGGTCACTGCGCTGGTGCCCACGCGCCAGGGCCGCACGGCGCGCGTGCAGGCGCTCCTCCAGTTTTTCGAGAAGTCGCTTGGGAAGCCGCCGGCAATGCGGCGCTGA
- a CDS encoding YSC84-related protein, whose translation MRSIHLRSLALACAVAVGGIAVVGCTTTRPQDQASSASSRASIDAQVDAALSKLYESARGSRELVASSKGVLVFPAVVGASMGIGAEYGRGALRAGGRTQAYYSTTAGSIGFQAGAQSKAVIYVFTTQAALDKFRSSKGWTAGADATVAAATFGANGSIDTNTIQQPVVGFVLTNVGLEAGVSISGAKISEIRL comes from the coding sequence ATGCGATCCATTCATCTCCGCAGTCTTGCTCTCGCGTGTGCCGTCGCAGTCGGTGGCATCGCGGTCGTGGGCTGCACCACCACGCGGCCCCAGGACCAGGCCAGCAGCGCATCGTCGCGCGCTTCGATCGACGCCCAGGTCGACGCCGCATTGTCCAAGCTGTACGAGTCCGCCAGGGGCTCGCGCGAACTGGTTGCCTCGTCGAAGGGCGTGCTGGTGTTTCCCGCCGTGGTCGGGGCCAGCATGGGCATTGGCGCCGAGTACGGCCGCGGCGCGCTGCGCGCGGGCGGACGCACGCAGGCCTACTACAGCACCACTGCGGGCTCGATCGGCTTCCAGGCCGGCGCGCAATCGAAGGCGGTGATCTACGTGTTCACCACCCAGGCCGCGCTCGACAAGTTCCGCAGCAGCAAGGGATGGACGGCCGGCGCCGATGCCACGGTGGCCGCCGCGACCTTCGGCGCCAACGGCAGCATCGACACCAACACGATCCAGCAGCCCGTGGTCGGCTTCGTGCTGACCAATGTCGGCCTCGAAGCCGGCGTCTCCATCTCGGGCGCGAAGATCAGCGAGATCCGGCTGTAG
- a CDS encoding plasmid replication/partition related protein, which produces MNIVVNEELKAYIDPLTPEEHEALERSILTEGCRDALVLWGDVLVDGHNRYGICQKHGLPFQTVQNTRFKTIEDVHLWMIDQHLGRRSISDFLRGVLALRKKDIVDERRARALAETAPSHDDDAPFDADPPAAGPSADNAPALPPPAPLRSREAIARAARLSSNQVVMIEKIQKQAAPELVAAVKSGVISINTAAAVASLPAEEQVSAANAGKDELRQAAKRVREARRKPREEPAESAESNPVDQPAKQSDVVQLLEQRVAELTAENDALRRQIAELEAQLVN; this is translated from the coding sequence ATGAACATCGTCGTCAACGAAGAACTCAAAGCCTATATCGATCCATTGACTCCGGAGGAACACGAGGCGCTGGAACGCAGCATCCTCACCGAAGGCTGCCGCGACGCGCTGGTGCTGTGGGGCGACGTGCTGGTGGACGGCCACAACCGCTACGGCATCTGCCAGAAGCACGGCCTGCCATTCCAGACGGTGCAGAACACACGCTTCAAGACCATCGAGGACGTGCACCTCTGGATGATCGACCAGCACCTGGGCCGGCGCAGCATCTCCGATTTCCTGCGCGGCGTGCTGGCGCTGCGCAAGAAAGACATCGTCGACGAGCGCCGCGCACGCGCATTGGCCGAGACGGCGCCATCGCACGACGACGATGCGCCATTCGATGCCGACCCGCCCGCAGCCGGACCGTCCGCGGACAACGCCCCTGCCCTGCCCCCGCCCGCGCCTCTCCGCAGCCGCGAAGCCATTGCCCGTGCCGCACGCCTGAGCAGCAACCAGGTCGTGATGATCGAGAAGATCCAGAAGCAGGCCGCGCCTGAACTGGTGGCGGCCGTGAAGTCCGGCGTGATCTCCATCAACACGGCCGCGGCCGTGGCCAGCCTGCCCGCCGAAGAGCAGGTTTCCGCGGCCAACGCGGGCAAGGACGAACTCAGGCAGGCCGCCAAGCGCGTTCGCGAAGCCAGGCGCAAGCCTCGCGAAGAGCCGGCCGAATCCGCGGAATCAAATCCGGTCGATCAGCCCGCAAAGCAGTCCGACGTTGTGCAACTGCTGGAGCAGCGCGTGGCCGAATTGACGGCCGAGAACGACGCCCTGCGCAGGCAAATCGCCGAGCTGGAAGCGCAACTCGTGAACTGA
- a CDS encoding sigma-70 family RNA polymerase sigma factor gives MMREPIDMALHLPEPTLAEVFIANRPQLLRVARRIVRTAELADDVMQDAYLKIADGPCVRKADRPIGYCCQVVRNVALDCCRRHTVEASYRTFDIDVETLDVAGAPAPDRLMRERQAIHAIDKVLAALPARTRLVFELYRLEGLTQREIALRLGCALGLVNGLIAEAAQAIKECGRLLEDD, from the coding sequence ATGATGAGAGAACCCATCGACATGGCGCTGCATCTGCCCGAACCCACGCTCGCGGAGGTCTTCATCGCGAACCGTCCGCAGCTGCTGCGCGTGGCGCGAAGGATCGTCCGCACTGCGGAGCTCGCCGACGATGTCATGCAGGACGCCTACCTGAAGATTGCCGACGGCCCCTGCGTGCGCAAGGCCGACCGGCCCATCGGCTATTGCTGCCAGGTGGTGCGCAACGTCGCGCTCGACTGCTGCCGGCGCCACACGGTCGAGGCCAGCTACCGCACCTTCGATATCGACGTCGAGACACTGGACGTGGCCGGCGCTCCTGCGCCGGACCGCCTGATGCGCGAGCGCCAGGCGATCCATGCGATCGACAAGGTGCTGGCAGCGTTGCCCGCGCGAACGCGGCTGGTGTTCGAGCTCTACCGGCTCGAAGGCCTCACGCAGCGCGAGATTGCGCTGCGCCTGGGTTGCGCGCTCGGCCTGGTGAACGGGCTCATCGCCGAAGCGGCGCAGGCGATCAAGGAATGCGGCCGCCTGCTCGAGGACGACTGA
- a CDS encoding DUF4880 domain-containing protein, producing the protein MTQEQDDPIWSAAWQWVQREHDRENFDAAARDEMMAWLVADPLHRKAYDKAARLWLLAGLVPPSTPE; encoded by the coding sequence ATGACACAAGAACAGGACGACCCCATCTGGAGCGCCGCATGGCAATGGGTGCAGCGCGAGCACGACCGCGAGAACTTCGATGCGGCCGCGCGCGACGAGATGATGGCCTGGCTCGTTGCCGATCCTCTGCATCGCAAGGCCTACGACAAGGCAGCCCGCCTGTGGCTGCTGGCCGGCCTGGTGCCGCCTTCCACCCCGGAGTGA
- a CDS encoding MbtH family protein gives MSTSCFDREDETFIVLVNHEDQYSIWPHWKAVPKGWTAVDGVSGDKKAVLAFVEQAWTDMRPRSLREWMAQQEKNPTTTQAAAG, from the coding sequence ATGTCGACGAGCTGCTTCGATCGCGAAGACGAGACCTTCATTGTTCTGGTCAACCACGAAGACCAGTATTCCATCTGGCCCCACTGGAAGGCCGTGCCGAAGGGGTGGACCGCGGTCGATGGCGTGAGCGGCGACAAGAAGGCCGTGCTCGCCTTCGTCGAGCAGGCGTGGACCGATATGCGGCCCCGGTCGCTGCGCGAGTGGATGGCGCAGCAGGAAAAAAATCCGACGACCACCCAAGCCGCGGCCGGTTGA